The window taattgtGTATTGCCATTCAGGATGTCAGTTTCCATATTTAGAATATTAGTTCGATGCATCTTACTGTCCAAAAATATCGTGACAGGATAAAACGCAGAAAAGAAGgaaattataatgatatataaaGGGGGATTAGTATGGAGGAATATAGTTAATTTTAACAAACGTGATAGgcagttatttttatttttttttgtaactggccttcttaatttaaattgcaaaaaagaaaataaaatatttacaatagtCAAAGACACTAGTGCTAGGTCCAAAAACACTAGTGCTAGGGCCTTGCCCAATTAAAAActcatattataataatttccAGTCCAAGATTTATCTAAGCCCAAATAAAGTAGTAGTCTATAGTAACTTTTTCAGTTGATGGAAGTCGATGAAACCAGAGAGCGAGAGAAGCAAAGCGGTTTGTTCGATCGGGAGAGAGAATCTCATTCCTTAGCTCAGTCACTGTTACGTCATCTCAGATGATCTCCTTGGATTAGTGTCCCCGAAGCTCTGAAATTTATTTCTCACCTGGTGGTCAATGATCGAGAAGAGAGAGTCGATTGATCTGAACCGATTTGCATGGAATCGCTGGTTCCTCTCATTCCAAATCCAGTATAGAATCGCTTGCCATCCTAGGAAAGTTAGTGATCAGAGGGAAGTCGGTGAGGTGAACGATGTCATCTGAGTGAGGGAGATCTCCCATCCACGTTGAGGCGTAAGTCTACATCtgctatttttcttttgttgatgaTATATAGGAATCAATATGTATACATCAAATTGTATACTAGtagttaaagttttaaatgatatatttcttGTTGTTTTTTAGTTATGGAATAATCTCCTTTTTAGGGGCAAGTGGAGAAGGCTCGTTATAACACACACATCTTCATCATATATTGTCGTCCCTCACCGACAACCTTCCTACCTTATTGCCTCTGTTTTGTCCCATCGCTTTCAACACATTTTCCATTAATAGCTAACTTCAATCTGAATTAGATTTTGTTGAATTCGTTTTATTTGCTCTCTTTTTGGAGTGTGAAATTTCTATGAATCGAGATCACGTTATAAGACCACTAAGgaaataaaagattaaaatgacAGTTTAATTACTATTCACACTTTATCCTTGTATTCTGTGATTTAGGAAGGCTTTATGTAACCATATAGAAAACTGCTAACCGGCCTTTTACTAAAGCCCAATAAGCAACGGTTTTAGAAGCCAAATCCCTTATAtactaaaatacaaatcaacTGACAtgtgaaaactaaaaaaaataataataattgaaaaatgcagaaaaacaaaacatgtttttgttcatcaaaatatggaaacttcaAAATAACTCAAATAACCTAAATAACTTGACAAATTAAATTACGACATGTGGaatatatgtttaaaaactgaaaataatatattggaaaaatattttatctccaatttatagaaattttatccaaaattttataagaatatCTTATCTTGCATTCAAAATCAGTTGACAACAAATAAAACTGTTTTCTTTTCCTATATAATCTTTAATCAATTCATTTACTCTCTACATTTTCTCTATCTTTTCCATTATCAAATATCGATGCTTATCAACAATATATCTATAGCTCAAACAGTCTTATGGTtattcagttttagttttcaataaaaaatcCAATTCGAGAAAAAATTCAACAACAAATGTAACAAATGTAAGTTATCtgaatttttaattcttttatttgtaaatttagAATTTACAAATATGTCTTTTTGTGGTTTATCCTTAcgaaattactattaattttagtattttgaatATAACATGCACTACATATATGAGAAACACAATCTGTTTGACATAAGTAACATTATTTCACAAAAACTAAAGAGAACAAATGTTCATGGCACACATGTGACACGCATGAAACCCCACGTTCTAATTTCACGTTTAAAATCTTCAAGTTTTTACATCTATTTTAGCCAATGTACGAATTTATTTCATGTGTGAAATCTATTTGTGAGAACCAGTTTTTATGCAAGGTCAAATTTAAATCGCCATAGATtcttaaatagaaaatattcaaaaaaattaattgttaatgaacatgaaaaaatgttacaaaaacaatgtttctcagacattttcataaatttagagAATCATGATTCATTTTAGGTGTAAAAAGTGTAGCCATTACAAAAAGATAGAAATTTTTGTCAAAAATGATGAATCAATTCAAGAGAAAGGTGGTGAAAGAGAAATTGGGTGAGATAActataaaaaaacaataattcatTAACTAACTAAAATCACGATCTTCTCTCCTTTTTTCTCTTCCTATTTCTCTCTATCCTCTTTCTACAAAACtaaattccttttttttcttagcTATTTTACAAAGAAGTCCAAATCTAAATGCAACTTTTCTATGAATACAGCTATCTCTTAATCATGTTTTTAGATTATTTGactaacataatattttttattgaaaattattttacagtTTTATGATCAAATCATTTAAGAGTATAAATTTAACCGTGCATAACATTAGTATTAATAAAATCCCACGAGCATCTAAAACACTACTATAACTTGCTTTCAGTGCAGTGTTTGAGACTTAGTAGTTAACATAAAACGAGGTTTTTATTAGTAGTATTGATTAGTCAATAAGAAAACGATAGTGATTTCTGAATTTACCAGCAAAGTCTAAACCCTTGAAGAATAAAAGGTGTTTTCACATCCCAATATGTCTAAAAGACACATTTTGGTGTCGATTAAATGGTAAAAACTCTCACGAGTTTCGAATTTGGGTAAAGGCATTTTGATTCCAGTTTTTGCTTGTTTTGACAACTTTAGAAATTTCACAGAAATAGATAAATACCGTGGTCCATCTAAAATAGACGTGATAAGCATGGGAACCATCCAAATTAGGGTACAAATTGTGACTCATACCTACTTTTCTCCATATTCAATCTCTTTCATAGTTCTTCAACTCATTTATAAATTCAAAAGGCTGCGTTTTTTTATCATAAGAGTTATAGAGTAGCATAGTATCAAAACACTAACTACGAAATATACAAATCAGGAAGATGATGTTGATCATTCCGTATTAAACAAGCGATACCTTATGGTTTGTGCAACTTTTCTATAAAAAGAAACCTAGGTTTTGTCAGATGCACACTGAACTAGTTTAACAAGGGATGAAATTAAAGACTTCCATCTCAAAAACTTAGTCCATCTCCGGCAGAAATATCAGTCTTGTCCAATAAACCAAAGCTACACAACATGACCAACATAATGGACCTAGCCCATGATGAGCTACATGAAGAATAGGCCTATTAGCTAAAAGCCTTGTATATTAAACAAGCTTATATACAAGGCTTATAGGATACACAAGATAATGGAGCTGGCCCAATACTAGTAAACTGAGCATTGTAAAACCCATCTGCACAATCTTATTTTTTCCCACTCGAGTCTTTTCTTTTGgtcgaaaaaataaaaaagtttgaaaaatcttattttttttaactttagaTTTGGGGTTGAAGAAGACTGGAGTTGAACTTTGAACCCTGGGGACAAGTTTGTCGTGATTCTCACGCccaacactttttttttttaataaagaatctATAAGTAGTGCCCACTCACTCACTCATTCTCTTACCTCAAACATAATCACAACTCACAAAACACAGAGTTTAATCAATGGAGAAGACGAAAGAGAACGTTTTTGGAGATGGGAAGAAACAGAAAGCGGGTCGGGTCGTGGAGAAACCGACGAACCCGATGGTGACTCCTCTCCTGAACGATCTTTACCAATTCACCATGGCTTATGCTTACTGGAAAGCCGGAAAGCAATCAGAACGATCCGtgttagtctctctctctctctctctctctctctctctctctctctctcttttgaatTGAATCTCAAATCGAAAGTCTGAGACTTTTATCATCATCCTTCATCAGGTTTGATTTGTATTTTCGTAAGAACCCATTTGGGGGAGAGTACACTATCTTCGCCGGGTTAGAAGAATGCATCAAGTTCCTCGCTAACTTCACTTTGACCGACCAAGAGATCGATTTCGTTCGTCACTCCTTACCTTGTTGTGAGgtaatcaaacaaaacaaaacgaaagGTCTCtccttttttcaaaaagtatcgaactttttgtttatttttagtaatgttGAAAGCAGGAAGCTTTCTGTGATTACCTTCGTGGGCTTGATTGTTCCGACATTGAAGTCTATGCTATTTCTGAAGGATCTGTCGTGTTTCCTAAAGTGCCTTTGCTCAGAATCGAAGGTCCTGTTGCTGTGAGTTTGTCTTTCATCTCATTAGCTTTGAATTGATTTTGATTGGTTAGGTTCTGATCAGTTTGGTTTGCTTAGGTTGTGCAATTGTTGGAAACTCCGTTTCTGAATCTCATCAACTACGCGTCTCTGGTTGCTACCAACGCAGCAAGGCATCGGTTTGTTGCTGGCAAATCTAAGCTCCTGCTTGAGTTTGGTGCTCGCAGAGCTCAGGTTTCCTCTTCTCAAACTTGTTACTTGTTACCCTTAGATGTTGAGTTGCTTaatctctctcttatctctcttaTGTTGTTTATAGGGACCTGATGGTGCAATAAGCGCATCAAAGTATTGCTACCTTGGAGGCTTTGATGCAACCAGGCATGTCTTATGGTCTTATTACTAGTGTCATTGTTCTGTTTATAGAAGCAATGTTTGTTTACTTGCTTTGTTCTTATGGCAGCAACGTTGCGGCGGGGAGACTGTTTGGAATACCTCTCCGTGGTACACATTCCCATGCTTTTGTCAGCTCATTCATGGTATAGTAAGCCAACTCTCTAAAATACTCAAACATCGAAagcaaaaaggtaaaaaaagatTTATCCTCTACATTGGTAAAAATTTGCAGAGCCTTGATGAGATTGTTGACAAAGCGCTTCGAAGCTCTGATGGGAAAACCACTTGTGAAGATTTCGTCAGTCTAGTCCAAACATGCCTATCCAAGATTCAGGTTTGCTTATgagaaaactttataaattcaTTTCTTTGGTTGGTCTAAGTTCGGCCGGTTTCATCGTAGAgttttttattgtatttgttttataaatttactgTATTTATAGAAGTCATCTGCACTGTCTGGGATCTTCTCTGAGACAAACAAAAGCGAGCTTGCAGCTTTCACATCCTACGCACTGGCTTTCCCCAGCGCCTTTCTTGCTCTTGTTGATACTTACGATGTCATGAAAAGTGGAATCCCTAACTTCTGTGCTGTTGCTTTAGCACTTAATGAACTGGGGTGTGTTAAGAAAACTTCCACTGATGCTCTTTTTGTCTTTTAACTTTACAAGATTCATGACTTTTATTGGCTGTTATATGCAGATACAAAGCAGTAGGCATTAGGCTTGATTCAGGTGACTTAGCTTACCTCTCTACTGAGGCCAGGAAGTTCTTTTGCGGCGTAGAGAGAGAGCTTAATGTGTCCGACTTTGGTAAGATGATCATTACCGCTAGTAACGATCTTAACGAAGAGACAGTGGATGCTCTTAACAAACAGGTAACTCTCACTTTAACCTTAACCTTATGAAATGTCTTTTTCTCTGTCCTTACTTTGATGGAATGTGACTTTAGGGTCATGAAGTAGACGCCTTTGGAATCGGAACCAACTTAGTGACTTGCTATTCACAAGCCGCGTTAGGCTGTGTTTTCAAACTCGTGGAGATCAATAAGCAGCCTCGGATCAAACTCTCTGAAGATGTTACTAAGGTTTTTGACTCTCTGGTCTTTCAACTTtaaaaagtttctttctttgataATAAAACTTTTGCATCTGGTCTTTCAGGTATCTATACCATGTAAGAAGCGTACTTACAGATTATTCGGAAAAGAAGGTTACCCTCTAGTTGATATCATGACTGGAGAGAACGAACCACCACctaaggtaaaaaaaaaaaagcaaaaaggCGCCTTGAAAGATTTGTTTTGTCTTAAAAGGCGccttttgaatcttttttttttctggattttCAAGGTTGGTGAGAGGTTGCTTTGCCGTCATCCATTCAATGAATCAAAAAGGGCTTATGTGGTGCCACAACGTGTGGAAGAGCTTCTTAAATGTTACTGGCGTGGAAATGCAGGTTATTACACCTGACTTCTCAATCTCACTACTTTGCTGACAAAATGCTAATGACTCTCACTCTCATTATGTTTGTGAAGGTGAAGCTAGGGAAGAGCTGGAGCCATTGAAAGAGATAAGAAGCCGTTGCATTAAACAGCTTGAGAACATGAGACCTGATCATATGAGAAGATTAAACCCTACTCCTTATAAGGTAATAAAACACCAACACCATGAGCTGAGagaacctgttttttttttttttggtattcaGAGAGAGAAATAAActttaattgtttttacttAAAAACTTTACAGGTTAGTGTGAGCGCCGAGTTGTATGACTTCATCCACAACCTCTGGCTCAACGAAGCTCCTGTCGGTGAACTgcactgatattttttttttctacaaaatgTAGCTTTCTTCTCTTGTGCCTCTGTCAATGTTAAGATATAATAACCCATTGTATCAGCTTTTGCTACTTTACGACTTCTTGATCCCTCACTCTTTACAActttgtctatttttttttttgaacttgtaTTCACCAAACATTTACTCGGAATAAAACTCAGAAGATTCAATCTTCTTAGACTTTTATCACCTTGAGGAAAATCCACAATGTGTATTTAGTTGATCTCTCTTGcttctaatttttttagatCTAGTCTTGTGATGATAATCCAACTCCCAAAGACCAAATCAATACCATCAAACAAATGATAAGAACTTGTTGTTGTTTCGGTCTTGGAGTCAGATTATCATCACAACAcaagatcaaaaaaaaaacttatgagaAGCAAAGTGGGATCAACCATATATACATACTGGATTTTCCTATGCTCCTGAAAATCCTTGAGCATGTTGCTGagaaagattgtgaagcttgggAAGAAGGAGGAGACCAAAGAGATAAGAAGAAGTTTATTAGTATGATGAAGCAAACGTTTTCTAGAGAGGATGAAGAAGTAACAATGAGGCTCTctgtttatatatacataataaacAAGAAAGAAAGCTTTTGTGGGAAACAGAGGTACCCCTTTTCCACGAGCAAAAGTTGTGGCTTACAATGTCACTGGGCCTACCTATCATCAATAAGTCACTTTTGTGGTGTCACCTCCGTTCAATGAATTATCGTAATCGGAGCTTATGTGGTACCACAACGTGTTGCAAGAGCTTCTGAAAAATGTTATTAGCATATCAATGTGGGTGGTAGAAAACAGAGTTCTTATACATATGTAACCATGACAACAGCTTTGCTACTTTATGAGTTCATTACACTCTTTTTTACAAACATTCCTCAGTTTGTTTCCGTTGCACAATAATAATTCATTTCGT is drawn from Raphanus sativus cultivar WK10039 unplaced genomic scaffold, ASM80110v3 Scaffold0102, whole genome shotgun sequence and contains these coding sequences:
- the LOC130501114 gene encoding nicotinate phosphoribosyltransferase 1-like isoform X1; the encoded protein is MEKTKENVFGDGKKQKAGRVVEKPTNPMVTPLLNDLYQFTMAYAYWKAGKQSERSVFDLYFRKNPFGGEYTIFAGLEECIKFLANFTLTDQEIDFVRHSLPCCEEAFCDYLRGLDCSDIEVYAISEGSVVFPKVPLLRIEGPVAVVQLLETPFLNLINYASLVATNAARHRFVAGKSKLLLEFGARRAQGPDGAISASKYCYLGGFDATSNVAAGRLFGIPLRGTHSHAFVSSFMSLDEIVDKALRSSDGKTTCEDFVSLVQTCLSKIQKSSALSGIFSETNKSELAAFTSYALAFPSAFLALVDTYDVMKSGIPNFCAVALALNELGYKAVGIRLDSGDLAYLSTEARKFFCGVERELNVSDFGKMIITASNDLNEETVDALNKQGHEVDAFGIGTNLVTCYSQAALGCVFKLVEINKQPRIKLSEDVTKVSIPCKKRTYRLFGKEGYPLVDIMTGENEPPPKVGERLLCRHPFNESKRAYVVPQRVEELLKCYWRGNAGEAREELEPLKEIRSRCIKQLENMRPDHMRRLNPTPYKVSVSAELYDFIHNLWLNEAPVGELH
- the LOC130501114 gene encoding nicotinate phosphoribosyltransferase 1-like isoform X2, producing MEKTKENVFGDGKKQKAGRVVEKPTNPMVTPLLNDLYQFTMAYAYWKAGKQSERSVFDLYFRKNPFGGEYTIFAGLEECIKFLANFTLTDQEIDFVRHSLPCCEEAFCDYLRGLDCSDIEVYAISEGSVVFPKVPLLRIEGPVAVVQLLETPFLNLINYASLVATNAARHRFVAGKSKLLLEFGARRAQGPDGAISASKYCYLGGFDATSNVAAGRLFGIPLRGTHSHAFVSSFMSLDEIVDKALRSSDGKTTCEDFVSLVQTCLSKIQSSALSGIFSETNKSELAAFTSYALAFPSAFLALVDTYDVMKSGIPNFCAVALALNELGYKAVGIRLDSGDLAYLSTEARKFFCGVERELNVSDFGKMIITASNDLNEETVDALNKQGHEVDAFGIGTNLVTCYSQAALGCVFKLVEINKQPRIKLSEDVTKVSIPCKKRTYRLFGKEGYPLVDIMTGENEPPPKVGERLLCRHPFNESKRAYVVPQRVEELLKCYWRGNAGEAREELEPLKEIRSRCIKQLENMRPDHMRRLNPTPYKVSVSAELYDFIHNLWLNEAPVGELH